One Candidatus Palauibacter soopunensis DNA window includes the following coding sequences:
- a CDS encoding glycosyltransferase family 9 protein, translated as MQPDRSLSGAPPRRVAIVLMSAVGSTVQGMPIVTSLRRAWPGAHITWVLQPGPATLMAGRPDVDRLLLFHRRLGARAYSRFRRDVAGEAFDLVICLQPNFKGGMVTRLLRAPERLGHDRARARDLSWLATNRRIPPAPVAHIQDELFEFLDHLGVPRCLEWRFHFTEEERRESARWREGFSRPVLAIVPRSSNARRNWTLEGTARVIDVAAGDLGLQPVLLGGDSGEELRDARRIEMLCGIPPRVALGGTLRELAGRLSASDLVLAPDTGPLHMAVALGTPTIGLYGYTDPRRSGPYGRFTELTVDRFRGSAGSDGGRMPSRATRPGRMSGIRAEEVVRKLERAIRSYLTI; from the coding sequence TGAGCGCGGTGGGGAGTACCGTCCAGGGGATGCCCATCGTCACGTCCCTCCGGCGGGCGTGGCCCGGCGCCCATATCACCTGGGTGCTGCAACCGGGTCCGGCGACGCTGATGGCCGGCCGGCCGGACGTCGACCGGCTCCTGCTCTTCCACCGACGGCTCGGCGCCCGCGCCTATTCCCGCTTTCGGCGCGATGTGGCGGGAGAGGCGTTCGACCTCGTCATCTGTCTGCAGCCGAACTTCAAGGGAGGGATGGTCACGCGTCTCCTGCGCGCTCCGGAGCGCCTCGGCCACGATCGGGCGCGCGCCCGCGACCTGAGCTGGCTGGCCACGAACCGCCGCATCCCGCCGGCTCCCGTGGCCCATATTCAGGACGAACTGTTCGAGTTCCTCGACCATCTCGGCGTCCCGCGATGCCTGGAGTGGCGTTTTCATTTCACGGAGGAGGAACGGCGGGAATCGGCGCGGTGGAGGGAGGGATTCTCGCGCCCGGTACTCGCGATCGTGCCGCGGAGTTCCAACGCCCGGAGAAACTGGACCCTCGAGGGGACGGCGCGGGTAATCGACGTGGCGGCCGGCGATCTGGGCCTGCAGCCCGTCCTCCTGGGAGGAGACTCCGGGGAGGAACTGCGGGATGCCCGTCGCATCGAGATGTTGTGCGGGATTCCGCCGCGGGTCGCGCTGGGGGGGACGCTGAGGGAGTTGGCGGGCCGGCTCTCGGCGAGCGATCTCGTGCTGGCGCCGGACACGGGCCCTCTGCACATGGCGGTGGCGCTGGGGACGCCGACCATCGGACTGTACGGGTACACCGACCCCAGGCGCAGCGGTCCCTACGGCCGGTTCACGGAGCTCACGGTGGACCGGTTTCGCGGCTCCGCCGGCTCCGATGGCGGGCGAATGCCGTCCCGGGCCACTCGGCCCGGACGCATGTCGGGAATCCGCGCCGAGGAGGTTGTGCGGAAGCTGGAGCGGGCCATCCGCTCATATCTGACAATCTGA